The following proteins are co-located in the Microtus ochrogaster isolate Prairie Vole_2 unplaced genomic scaffold, MicOch1.0 UNK28, whole genome shotgun sequence genome:
- the Hand2 gene encoding heart- and neural crest derivatives-expressed protein 2, with protein MSLVGGFPHHPVVHHEGYPFAAAAAAAAAAAASRCSHEENPYFHGWLIGHPEMSPPDYSMALSYSPEYASGAAGLDHSHYGGVPPGAGPPGLGGPRPVKRRGTANRKERRRTQSINSAFAELRECIPNVPADTKLSKIKTLRLATSYIAYLMDLLAKDDQNGEAEAFKAEIKKTDVKEEKRKKELNEILKSTVSSNDKKTKGRTGWPQHVWALELKQ; from the exons ATGAGTCTGGTGGGGGGCTTTCCCCACCACCCCGTGGTGCACCATGAGGGCTATCCGttcgccgccgctgccgccgccgctgccgccgccgccgccagccGCTGCAGCCACGAGGAGAACCCCTACTTCCACGGCTGGCTTATTGGCCACCCGGAGATGTCGCCCCCCGACTACAGCATGGCCCTGTCCTACAGCCCTGAGTATGCCAGCGGCGCCGCCGGCCTGGACCACTCCCATTATGGGGGAGTGCCGCCCGGTGCGGGGCCTCCGGGCCTGGGGGGGCCGCGCCCGGTGAAGCGCCGAGGCACCGCCAACCGCAAGGAGCGGCGCAGGACTCAGAGCATCAACAGCGCCTTCGCCGAGCTGCGGGAGTGCATCCCCAACGTGCCTGCCGACACCAAACTCTCTAAAATCAAGACACTGCGCCTGGCCACCAGCTACATCGCCTACCTCATGGATCTGCTGGCCAAGGACGACCAGAACGGCGAGGCGGAGGCCTTCAAGGCGGAGATCAAGAAGACCGAcgtgaaagaggaaaagaggaagaaagagctg AACGAAATCTTGAAAAGCACAGTGAGCAGCAACGATAAGAAAACCAAAGGCCGGACAGGCTGGCCGCAGCACGTCTGGGCCTTGGAACTCAAGcagtga